In a single window of the Acyrthosiphon pisum isolate AL4f chromosome X, pea_aphid_22Mar2018_4r6ur, whole genome shotgun sequence genome:
- the LOC103308491 gene encoding uncharacterized protein LOC103308491, producing MTVEFPPHSFASTSCVKYLGVQFDPRQRFLEHAKLAAKRAMEAGRCLAQILPNLRGAKQRTRRVLSTVVTSRLLYGAPIWAEKMSVKAMATMESAYRRTMLRVACCYSTTSYDAAAVVSSMPPLKLLAEERRSIFLGTNKEVKK from the coding sequence ATGACCGTGGAATTTCCGCCGCATAGTTTCGCGTCAACCAGCTGTGTCAAGTACCTCGGGGTCCAGTTCGACCCAAGGCAGCGTTTCTTGGAACACGCCAAATTAGCGGCAAAAAGAGCGATGGAGGCAGGCAGATGCCTCGCCCAGATCCTACCCAACCTCAGGGGTGCCAAGCAGAGGACCAGACGCGTGCTGTCAACGGTGGTGACATCAAGGCTGCTCTACGGAGCACCTATCTGGGCCGAAAAAATGTCAGTCAAGGCAATGGCCACAATGGAGTCGGCATACAGAAGGACGATGCTGAGGGTCGCCTGCTGCTACAGCACGACGTCATATGACGCGGCCGCTGTGGTTTCCAGCATGCCCCCCCTAAAGCTGCTGGCAGAAGAAAGGAGGAGCATCTTTCTGGGGACCAATAAGGaggttaaaaaatga